The following are from one region of the Cryptococcus deuterogattii R265 chromosome 8, complete sequence genome:
- a CDS encoding lactoylglutathione lyase, which produces MSTAASNPATYKFNHTMMRIKDPKVSLPFYEKVLGMKVYYEAPGGDFTNYFLAFANGFDGVDLNKENVREKLFEREGILELCHNWGTENDANFKGYASGNEEPGRGFGHVCISVDNLEAACKRFDELGVKFKKRPEEGRMRHIAFIYDPDGYWVEIIGRDRRPA; this is translated from the exons ATGTCCACTGCCGCCTCTAACCCCGCTACCTACAAATTCAACCACACCATGATGAGGATTAAGGACCCTAAGGTGTCCCTTCCCTTCTACGAAAAGGTTCTTGGTATGAAG GTTTACTATGAGGCTCCTGGTGGTGACTTCACCAACTACTTTCTTGCCTTCGCCAACGGATTCGACGGTGTCGACCTCAACAAGGAGAACGTGAGGGAGAAGCTTTTCGAGCGAGAAGGTATCCTTGAGCTCTGTCATAACTGGGGTACTG AGAATGATGCCAACTTCAAGGGCTACGCTTCCGGTAACGAGGAGCCTGGACGAGGTTTCGGCCACGTCTGTATCAGCGTGGACAACCTCGAGGCTGCTTGCAAGCGATTTGATGAGCTCGGCGTCAAGTTCAAGAAGAGGCCCGAGGAGGGCAGGATGAGA CACATTGCCTTTATCTACGACCCTGATGGATATTGGGTCGAGATCATCGGTCGAGACCGTCGCCCAGCGTAA